TCGCCTGTAAGAACAGCCGCCTCTTCTTTTTGTGCAAACGCATATATTTCTTCATCTGCTGCGCCGCGAAGCCCATAGTCTCTGATGTCCTTAACATCATATCCGAGCTCTCTAAGAATTTTCCCTGTTGAGCGAGGCATATCCTCGTCAATCACAAATCTCGGCATTCTATGCTACCGCTTTTATCCTTTCACCGGATAACGCCTTGGCAGCGTAATTGAGTACTGCAAGAATATCCTCATGTGTGATTTCGTACTCGTCCATGACCTCTTTGTAGGTCATTCCTCCTGCAAGTTTGCCTACGATAAGGTCTATTGGAATACGTGTCCCTGTTATCACAGGTTTGCCAAACCGTACTTTTTCGTCCACGCTGATTCTTGGAGCTATTTCCATGATGTTTATTTTGGTTTTTAGTTTATATAT
This genomic window from Candidatus Methanoperedens sp. contains:
- a CDS encoding DUF433 domain-containing protein, which encodes MEIAPRISVDEKVRFGKPVITGTRIPIDLIVGKLAGGMTYKEVMDEYEITHEDILAVLNYAAKALSGERIKAVA